The proteins below are encoded in one region of Thermodesulfobacteriota bacterium:
- a CDS encoding MBL fold metallo-hydrolase translates to MKITIIYDNTAWDKSLEADWGFSCLVEAWGKSILFDTGAKGNILLGNMDKLGIDPGKVDEIFISHSHWDHVGGLSDFLRKNPVKVYIPASCPNPGFTDQWIRIKDSLRIHQNIFSTGELKGIEQSLVVKQNGHTVVIAGCSHPGVGEILRAASRHGKVNALIGGLHGFDEFDLIDHMETICPVHCTQYIQKIKALYPEKYMEGGAGKVINL, encoded by the coding sequence ATGAAAATCACCATCATTTATGACAACACAGCCTGGGATAAAAGCCTTGAGGCGGACTGGGGATTTTCCTGCCTTGTAGAGGCTTGGGGAAAAAGCATACTGTTTGACACGGGGGCAAAAGGAAATATTCTGCTTGGCAATATGGATAAACTGGGCATTGATCCAGGCAAAGTGGACGAAATTTTTATCTCCCACTCACATTGGGACCATGTGGGAGGGCTATCCGACTTTCTAAGAAAAAATCCTGTTAAAGTCTATATTCCAGCTTCTTGTCCCAACCCCGGTTTTACCGACCAATGGATCAGGATAAAAGATTCCTTGCGGATTCACCAAAATATTTTTTCCACAGGTGAGCTTAAAGGTATAGAGCAGTCTCTGGTGGTTAAACAAAATGGCCACACTGTCGTCATTGCCGGGTGTTCTCATCCTGGCGTTGGTGAAATCCTAAGGGCAGCCTCACGACATGGTAAAGTCAACGCGCTTATAGGTGGGCTGCACGGCTTTGACGAGTTTGATTTAATCGACCATATGGAAACGATATGCCCGGTACACTGTACACAGTACATTCAAAAAATCAAGGCGCTATACCCGGAAAAATATATGGAAGGAGGGGCCGGGAAAGTTATTAATTTATAA
- a CDS encoding DUF2062 domain-containing protein has translation MYKNENRNQIISNNKVLIALKKGYRRFLKIRGHPNEIALGLALGLFVGMTPSMGFHTAIAVFLAALFKWNKISAAVGVWVTNPLTAPIIYGVNYFIGAKLIGLPKAYLLSEAHGFTRIYKIMLKAPEIFWALIIGGIVLGLPLAVAGYYFSYSVVQKYQDDIKQRLARSKEKLAQKKEMRIRKKMEKDAAVIDFKMNEKK, from the coding sequence ATGTACAAAAATGAAAATAGAAATCAAATAATTAGCAATAATAAAGTATTAATCGCTTTAAAGAAGGGTTATCGGAGATTTTTAAAAATCAGAGGTCATCCCAATGAAATCGCCTTGGGTTTAGCCTTGGGACTTTTTGTGGGAATGACCCCCTCCATGGGTTTCCATACGGCAATTGCGGTTTTTTTAGCGGCTCTTTTCAAATGGAATAAGATATCGGCCGCCGTAGGCGTGTGGGTAACAAACCCGCTAACCGCACCTATTATTTACGGCGTCAACTACTTTATAGGGGCAAAACTGATTGGATTGCCGAAAGCCTATTTGCTCTCAGAGGCTCATGGCTTTACCAGAATTTATAAGATAATGCTCAAAGCCCCGGAGATTTTTTGGGCATTGATCATCGGTGGTATTGTGCTGGGGCTGCCTTTGGCTGTTGCAGGTTACTATTTTTCCTATTCGGTGGTTCAGAAATATCAAGACGATATTAAACAAAGGCTGGCAAGATCGAAAGAGAAGTTGGCTCAAAAGAAAGAGATGAGAATTAGAAAAAAGATGGAGAAAGATGCAGCGGTCATCGACTTTAAAATGAATGAAAAAAAATAG
- a CDS encoding lytic transglycosylase domain-containing protein has translation MYIDKEGVAHFTNVPTSSDGDYRVYIRERLKKASASYSSEKYDRYITKASQQHGVSFPLLKAIIKAESDFNPRAVSKKGALGLMQIMPKNLKALQIADPFDPLENIMGGARYFKKLLKRFNGELSLSLAAYNAGPSVVDLYKTIPPFKETQNYVDKVLKFYYSFKHL, from the coding sequence ATGTACATAGACAAAGAGGGGGTGGCACACTTTACCAACGTTCCCACATCCTCTGACGGCGATTATCGGGTATATATCCGGGAAAGATTGAAAAAAGCCTCAGCGTCATATTCATCTGAAAAATATGACCGATATATCACCAAAGCTTCACAGCAACACGGCGTTTCTTTTCCGCTGCTTAAAGCAATCATTAAAGCCGAATCAGACTTTAATCCACGGGCTGTTTCAAAAAAAGGCGCTTTGGGGCTTATGCAGATTATGCCAAAAAATCTCAAAGCTCTTCAAATAGCAGATCCATTTGACCCGCTGGAAAATATAATGGGAGGCGCACGATATTTCAAAAAGCTTCTTAAACGCTTCAACGGAGAGTTGTCACTGTCTCTTGCAGCTTACAATGCAGGTCCTTCTGTTGTTGACCTTTACAAAACGATACCTCCATTCAAAGAAACCCAGAATTATGTAGATAAAGTCCTGAAATTCTATTACAGCTTTAAGCACCTGTAA